In Acidimicrobiia bacterium, the sequence TCTCGTCGAGGCTCTTGCCCTGCAACAGCGACGGGTCGTAGGTCACGCCACTGCTGACGTACTTCCCCGCGAAGTCGATGAACGGGATCCCACCGTTCGCCGCCGGGTTGGATCCGATGTACGGAACCTGGTCGTAGGTCGCGAGGATCTGCTGCTGCGCGCTCGTCGGCGTCTCGAGCGTCTTGTAGCCGTCGCCGCTGCGCACGTTGCTCTGCATCTCGACCCCGGTGAACGCGAGGTACCGGCTCGTGTACGTCGAGCCGTGGAACGAGAACGTCTGCGTGTTCGGGAAGACGTCGGTCGACGACGAATGCGTCGTCTTCAGGTTCGAGAAGGTGCCGAAGCGCGAGAGCGCGACGACCATCGCCCAGCGCTCGGTCGCGCAGTACGGGCAGTACTCCGCGCCCATGTAGAGGACGTGCGGTTTCCCGTCGAGCGTGAGCGCCGACGCGTTGATCGACTTCGGCGCGCCGGTCGCGGTGCCGGCCCCGACCGCGCTGAACACGGAAGCGGGAACCGACGTCACCTGCTTCGCGAGCGCGGCCGACGCGGGCTTCTCACCGCCGCCGCCGGACGAGCCGCCGGTCGCGACCGCGGCGACGAGCGCGGCGCCGATCAGCACGACGGCCCCACCGATGATCCACCAGCCGCGCCCCGAGCTCGCTCGGGCCTGCGGACGGCGCGGTCGTTTTGCTTGCTTGCTCACGATTCCTCCTCGGATCGGGTTCGGCGCACGCACAGCGTCATCGTGATCACGAACACGAACGCGGCGAGCGCCATGAAAGGCAAGGACACGAAGCCGAACTCCCACACGTAGCGAGTCGTGCAGGGATCGGTCGTCGAGCAGAACGAAGAGTGCTGGTGGGGAAAGGCCTGCAGCTGCGTCTGGTAGACCGCGAACAGCGCGCCGATCGTCGCAACCGGCACGACGTACCACGCGATCGCGCGATCACGACGCGCCGCCGCGACCAACAGCACGATCGCGAGCGGGTACATCGCGATGCGCTGGTACCAGCACAACCGGCAGGGGGTGAAGTGCGCGACCTCGGAGAAGTACAGGCTCCCGAGCGTCGTGACGAGCGCGACGATCCACGCGAGCCAGAGGCCGGATTCGCGCAGCTCGTCGAAGCGGCGCGACCACACGCCGCCGAACCGGTGCGCCGCGTACGCGGTCGCGATCGTGACAACGGTCGCGACCCAGCACAGCAGCGACAACAACGCGAAGAAGCGCGAGAACGTCTCGGTACTCACAAGTGCTCCTCGACGGCGCCAGGATCAACCGGCGCGACCAAGCCGCGCGCGGACGCGCGCGCGGTCAGATGCCGAGAAGGACGCGCGGCGGGCGGAAGCGGCCGCCGTCGAGCAGCCGGCTGCGCGCGAGCGCACCCGATCGCGACCGGCGGAGGCGCGTCACCGCGAGCGCCAAGCCCGCGAGCGCAGCCGGAACGACGAGCGCGACCGCGAGACCGGCTCCGGAACCGAGCGCGATCCCGCCCGAGCATGCGGCGTCACGAAGACACGGGATCGAAGAATGCGAACCCGACACCGCGGTCGACGGCGCACCGCCATCACACGGATGGGTGCACGACGTCGAGGTCGCATTGCTCCGCACACCGAGCCCGATCGCGAGCACGAGGCCGAGCAGCCCGATGCACATCGCGACCATGAGCCGCCGGCCGACGTCGATCACGCCCGCGAGCATAAGCGGGTGCACCGCGCCCCCCGGACGCAGCCGCCTGCTGCAGTACCGTGCCGCCATGACGACGATCACCGTGGAGCCGGTTCGCGACGACCTCCACTTCGGCGCCCGCATCGGCGGGGTCACGCACGAACGCCTCGCCGACGCCGGCGTGCGGACCGCGATCAACGACCACTTCGAGGAGTTCGGTCTGCTGATCTTCGAGGGCGTCGACCCCACGCCCGCGATGCAGGTCGCGATCAGCACCGTGATCGGACCGTTGAAGGATCATCCGAGCCAGGCCGTGCACCGCGCCGGCGGCGACGACATGCTCGGAGTGATCGAGATGCGTCACGAGCCCAACGCGCCGGGCAAGATCGAGATCGACGGTCGCGAGCTTTCGTCGTGGCTGCCCTGGCACTTCGACCACTGCTACAACGACCAGCTCAATCGCGCCGGCGTGCTGCGCTGCGTCGAAGGTCCGAACGACGGCGGTCTCACCGGCTTCGTCGACGGCATCGCGCTCTACCAGGCGATCAGCCCCGCGGCGCGCGCACGCATCGAAGGCGAGACCGTGATCTACGCGATGGACGTGATCATGGGGAACCTGCGCTACGGACGGCCGGACGATCTCGTCGAAGTCGAGCCCGCCGCGCAGTCGACCGACGTGATGGCCGAGTTCGCGGGTCGACCGCGCGCGCTGCATCCCGCGGTGTGGACGCGTCGCACCGGCGAGAAGGTGCTGCACGTGTCGCCGTGGATGGCGAAGGGCGTCGAAGGTCGCGAGCCGGCCGACGCGGACGCGCTGCTCATGGACATCTGCGACGAGATCGTCGAGGCCGCGCGCGGTCTCGGCTACTTCCACCGCTGGCAGCCGACCGACATGCTCGCCTGGGACAACTGGCGCTGCCTGCACTCGGTGTCGGGGATGGACCCGGAGCACGTGCGCTGCATGCACCGGACGACGATCGAGGGCGACTACGGCCTCGGCCGCTTCGAGGCCCCGCCGTCGGCGAACTGACGAGCCACCCGCGCCGCCGTATTGACAGTCCGTCGGCCGCCCCTCGACCATGGTGCGGGCGCGAGGCACGCGGTCGGGGCGGAGGCGGGGCGATGCGGCGTTCGGCGACACTCGTGACGGCGGCCGTGATGTTGCTCGGCATCGCGTTGCCGATCGGGAGCGCGGCCGGCGCGGCCGACGGTACGGCAGGTGCCGACGCGGGGCCGGCACGCGGCATCACGAACACCGCGCTCACCTCGCGCAACTGGGCCGGCTACTTCACTGCCGCGCCGAGCCGCGGCACCGACTTCAACGCGGTCGAGGCGACGTGGACGCAGCCCACGGTGCGATGCGAGGCGAAGACCGCGTGGACCGTCTTCTGGGCCGGGCTCGACGGCTGGTACGACGGAACGGTGGAGCAGGGCGGGTCGTCGGCGCGCTGCTTCCGCAAGGGCGGAACCCCGCAGTACTCGCTGTGGTGGGAGATGTTCCCCACGAACGCGATCCAGACCGTGGTCCCGATCGAGGCGGGCGACACGATCACCGCGCGCGTCACGTACACGCGTGCGACCAAGGTGTTCACGATCAAGGTCCGCGACACGACGACCGGCAAGGGCTTCACGCGGCAGGAGAAGTGTGGCCGCGGACTCACCTGTGACCGCAGCTCGGCCGAGGCGATCACCGAGGACGTCGAGATGCTCGGCAGTTCGGGCTACTTCCCGCTCGCCGACTACGGAACGATGAGCTACTCGGGCGTGCGCGCGACCGACATCACCGGCCACTCGGGCTCGATCAGCGACGCGCACTGGGACCACGCCCGCGTCCGCGAGCACAAGGACGGCGTGACCTACGCGACCGTCTCTCCACTGCGCAGCAACGGCACCGCGTTCTCCGTGACTTGGAAGCACGCGTAGCCGCTTCTCGCCAACTCGCGAGAGCACGCGAACCAGCTTCGAACGTCGCGCGCGCCATTGCGGCGTGACGTTTCGCATACGCGGTGCGCGCGCGGTTGCGATCGCGCCGGGCGCGGGTACTCGGACGCGAACCGAGCGGAGGGTCATGTCGCTCAATCCGTCGGACGAGAAGGGCATCCCCGTCGAGGACCAGTTTCGTGCACCGCGCGAGACGCTCGCGGCGCACCGGGCCGGACGATGAGCACTGGTTCGACGCCGCTGCGTCACGTGGGACGCCAACGCAATCGGAATCCGGCGCGTGCTGCGCGCGGTCGCAGCCGCAGGTGTGGACGCGTTCGTGCACGCGTCGTCGGTCGGCACCTACTGCCCCGGCCGCGAGGATCACCTCGTCGACGAGTCGTGGCGGCGACCGACAGCATCCCGACCGCCGCCGACGGACGAGAAGGCGTACGTCGAACGCATGCTCGACGCGTTCGAACTCGATCACCCGGACGTGCGCGACCGCCTCTCCGACGGCAACAACGAGCGCTCGAGCCTTCCGAGCGTGGTCCCGTAGACGACGTGGCTCACCAGCAGGTTGGTGGCGCGCACGGCGCCCTGCCGGTGCCAGCGCGGGAGGATGCCCGCGGCGGGCACCCAGCCCTCGTAGCTCACGAGCAGCAGACCCGCTGCGAGCTCGAGCCCGTGTCGCACCGAGCGGCGCGCGCTCCGAGGCCCGATGAACGCGCCGAACAGTGCGCCGCCCGCCGCTCCGTAAACCGCATGCGCGCACGCGGCGGCACACCGCATCATCCCGTCCGGCAGCAGGCGCGCGGGGAGGAAGTGGTCGACGATGACGCGCGGCGGTGTCCGTTCGTCGTGCTCCAGACGCTGCAGGGCGAGCATCGGGACGCTCATCACCGCGGTCGCCGCGAGGCCGTGGAGCGCGCCTCTCGTGAGGCGCTGCCGGAGCGAATCGCGCGTCGGCGCCGACGCATCCGCAGACGCGCCGAGCACGTGCTGCAAAGCCTCGGGCCGTTCGACGGTGACCGTGAGTGCCGGATGGCGCACGAGGCCGAGGGGATCGATGCCGCGAACCGGCTCGCGGAAGCGGATGCACGCGCCGGCGCTCGTCGCGGTCCCGAACGTCAGCCCCAGGTCCGAGAGCGACAGGCGTGCCGGTCCCGCGATCTTCCACGCGCGGAACGGACCCGTGACCGACACATCGGCGACGTTCGCAGTCGGTGTGCGTACGACCCACGGTCCGAAGCGAGCGTGCAGCATGTCGCCCTCGACCTCGACGTACGCCGTCCGCGGTGTGACGCCGAACAGCCGCGACGACGCCAACAGCCGGGGCTCGTGCGCGAACCCGAATTGCGCCTCGCCCGCGAGCACCGGATCGGAACCTTCGGGATGCGCGACGTTCGCCATCACCGCTTCGTACCGCGCGCGGTTACAGCGCGAAACGCGATCGCGGGCGCCGGCACGTCACGCGCGTCACCGAAGCGCGTCGCCGATTGACGCGGCACGAGTCGGGTAGGAGCGCCGCATGCGAGCATTGACCTGGCACGGGAAGCGCGATGTACGCGTCGACACCGTCCCCGATCCGACGATCGAGAGCAGCACGGACGCGATCGTCCGCGTGACCTCGAGCGGCTTGTGCGGATCCGACCTTCACCTCTACGAGCTGTTCGGTCCGTTCATCGGCGAAGGCAACATCCTCGGGCACGAGCCGATGGGTGTCGTCGAAGCGGTCGGGTCGGGGGTCACGAACGTGAAGCCCGGCGATCGCGTCGTCGTGCCGTTCAACATCTCGTGCGGCCATTGTTGGATGTGCACGCACGGACTGCAGTCTCAGTGCGAGACGACGCAGGTCCACGAGCACGGCACCGGCGCGTCGCTGTTCGGGTACACGAAGCTCTACGGCGAGGTCGCCGGCGGTCAGGCCGAGCTCATGCGCGTGCCGCACGCCGACTATGGCCCGATCTGCGTTCCCGAAGGGCCGCGCGACGAGCGCTTCCTCTATCTCTCCGACGTCCTGCCCACCGCATGGCAGGCCGTGGAGTACGCGGCGATCCCCGACGGGGGCACCGTCGCGGTCCTCGGCCTCGGCCCGATCGGTCAGATGTCGGCGCGCATCGCGCGCCATCGCGGTGCGAGCCACGTGTTCGGCATCGACCTCGTGCCCGAACGGCTCGCGATGGCCAAGCGCCACGGTGTCGAGACGTTCGACCTCACCGAGTACGACGATCTCGCCGCGGAGCTGCGCGAGCACACCGATGGACGCGGCCCGGACTCGGTGATCGACGCCGTCGGCATGGAAGCGCACGGGTCGCCGGCGTCGAAGGCGGCGCAGGCATTCGTCGGGATCCTCCCCGACCCGATCGCGTCGAAGCTGATGCAGAACGCCGGCATCGACCGGCTCGCCGCGCTGCGCGCCGCGATCGAGATCGTTCGTCGCGGCGGCACCCTGTCGATCAGCGGCGTCTACGGCGGTGCGGTCGATCCGCTGCCAATGCTGCAGATGTTCGACAAGCAGCTCGCGCTGCGCATGGGACAGGCGAACGTGCGGCGCTGGGTCGACGACATCATGCCGCTGCTCGACGACGACGACCCGCTCGGTGTCGAGGATCTGGCCACGCACCGCGTGCCGCTCGAGAAGGCACCCGACGCCTACGCGATGTTCCAGCACAAGGAAGACGGCGCGATCAAGGTCGTCTTCGACCCTGCCTTGTAAGACGAGACATCGAGACGAGGAGCTGCCGCATGGCCGCCACCGATACCGCGCTCCGCCCGCTTGCCGTCGTCACCGGCGCGTCGAGCGGTATCGGATTCGCACTCGCGCGCGAGCTCGCGGCGCACGACTTCGACCTCGTGGTCGCGGCCGACGACGCCGCGATCGACGATGCCGCGCAGATGTTGCGCACGACCGGCGCCGGCGCCGATCCGGTCCGAGCCGATCTCGCGACGTCCGACGGCGTCGAGCAGCTCGTCGCCCGCACCGAGGCCGATGGCCGCGGTGTCGCCGCGCTCGTGATCAACGCGGGTGTCGGCGTCGCCGGCCCGTTCGTGGAGACCGACGTGCAGGATCATCTGCGGCTCGTCGACCTGAACGTGCGCGGCGCAGTCGAGCTGGCGAGTCGCGTGCTGCCCGCAATGGTGGAGCGCGGTCAGGGTCGCGTGCTCTTCACGTCGTCTATCGCGGCGACGATGCCGGGCCCGTACATGTCGACGTACAACGCGTCGAAGGCGTTCCTCTACTCGTTCGCGCAGGCGCTGCGCACCGAGTTGAAGGAGTCCGGCGTCACCGTGACTGCGCTGATGCCCGGCCCGACCGACACGAGGTTCTTCGAGCGCGCCGACATGGAGGACACCAAGCTCGGCCACTCCGACAAGGACGACCCCGCCGACGTCGCGCGCGACGGCTACGAGGCGATGATGGCGGGCAAGGACCACGTCATCGCCGGATCGCTCAAGAACAAGGCCCAGGTCGCGGCGGCGAAGGTTCTTCCCGACACCGCGCTCGCGAAGACGCACGCCAAGATGAGCGAGCCCGGTTCCGGAAAATGATCAGCGGGCGCTGAACTCGAGCCCTTCGAAGGCGCCGGAGTTGCGCCACTTGTCGATGAACTCGAAGTAGGCGACGGGTCCCGCCGGGTAGCCGGCCATCCCGAACCGCGCACGCGAGCTCAGCGGCTGCCCCTCGTTGTTGTAGTAGCCGGGCGTGCAGTCGGGGCTGCCGAAGATCGACGACGCAGCTCCGGTCTCGAGCAGCTCCATCCATTGTTCCTGGGCCGCCGCGCTCACCTCGACCTCGTCGGCACCCGCGTCGAGCGCGCGCCGCACGACCGCGGCGATCGTCACCCCCGCGTCGGCGAGGTTCGACGTCACGTTCGAGATCAGGTTCGCACCCTGCGCGAACCCGATGATGAACAGGTTCGGGAAACCGTGCACGTGGATGCCGTGCATCGACTCCATGCCATCTGCCCAGGCGTCGGAGAGCCGCACGCCGCCGCGACCGATCGTGTCGTACCCGGCACGCCGGTCGTACGCGGTACCGACTTCGAACCCCGACGCGTAGACGATGCAGTCGAGGTCGTAGTGCACGTCGCCGACCCACACCCCGGTCTCGTCGATCCGTTCGACACCCTTGCCGTTCGTGTCGACGAGGTGGCAGTTCGGCTGGTTGTACGCCTGCAGATACTCGTCATGGAAGCACGGTCGCTTGCAGAGCTGCCGGTACCACGCCTTCAGCCCGTGCGCGGTGTCGGCATCCGCGACCACGGTGTCGCACCGCGCGCGGATCTCTTCCATCTTCTCGTCGTCGCTCTCGAGGAACGCGCGCTCGACGAGCTGGGGCGTGAACTCCTCGCCGGTCGAGGCCATCGCGACGATGCGGTCCCGGATCCGCTGAGAGATGTCGGTCCACCCGTCCTTGACGAGGTCCTCGTCGGCGAAGCCGCCGGTCTGCAGCGTCGCGAAGTTCATCAGCCACTCGCGCTGCCAGCCCGGTTCGAGCGTCGCGAACCACTCGGGATCGATCGGATGGTTGTTGCGCACGTCGACCGACGACGGCGTGCGCTGGAACACGAACAGGTCCTGCGCGTCGCGCGCGAGGGGCGGGATGCACTGCACCGCGGTCGCGCCGGTACCGATGACCCCGACGCGCTTGTCGGCGAGCTTCGTCATCGGCGCGCCGCGCCAGTCGCCGCCCGTGTACTCGTAGTCCCAGCGGCTCGTGTGGAAGCAGTGACCGCCGAAGGTCTGAATCCCCGGGATGCCCGGCAACTTGGGTCGGCTCAGCGGCCCGGTGCCCATCGCGACGAACTTGGCGCGGAACGCGTCACCGCGATCGGTGTGCACGATCCAGCGCGCGGCGGCGGCGTCCCACTCGAGCTCGGTCACCGCAGTCGAGAACAAGACGTCGCGGTACAGGTCGAACGTGGTCGCGATGCGATGACAGTGCTCGAAGATCTCGGGGGCCGGCACGTACTTCGCCGACGGCCGGTGTCCCGTCTCCTCGAGCAGCGGCAGGTAGATCATCGCCGCGGTGTCGCACATCGCGCCCGGGTAGCGGTTCCAGTACCACGTGCCGCCGAAGTCGCCGCCGACCTCGACGATGCGCACGTCGTCGATCCCCGCCTGCTTCAGTCGCGCGCCGACACACAATCCCGAGAACCCGCCGCCGATCAGCGCGACGGTCACCTCGTCGAAGCACGGTTCGCGCTCGACGCGCGTGACGTACGGGTCGTCGACCATCGACGCGAACCGGCCCGTCGGTTGCAGGTACTGGTCGTTGCCGTCGGACCGCAGCCGCTTGTCGCGTTCCTCGCGGTACTTGGCCCGCAGCGCGTCGTGGTCGATCGTGTCGTGATCGATCGTGTCGTGATCGATCGTCATGCGCCGTCCGCGCCCGCAGAATCTTGCACGCGCCGTGCAAGGTAGCCCATCGCGATCACCGCGCGCGCCCGGTCTGAGCGGCGCGCGGATCGCGGCCCCACGCGTGCCCCCCGCCGCTCGCGTCATGCTGGACGCGTCGAGCGGAACGCAACCGCGGGCGTCGCGATTGCGTGAGAGGGGGCGCACGTGTCGGTCGAGGACAAGCTGGCGGTCGCGGAGACGCTCTACCGGTACGCGCGCGGGGTGGACACGCGCGACTGGGACGCGTACCGCGCGATCTTCACGGACCGTGTCACGGTCGATTTCTCCGGCTACGACGCGAACCGCACGCCGGTCGAGATGGCGGCCGACGACTGGGTCGCGCAGATCCGTCCGCAGTTCACCGGACTGCACGCGTCGCAGCACGCGATGACGAACCCACTCGTCGAAGTGAACGGCGACCGCGCACGCGTGACGATGTACGTGCGCGCACACCACGTGTTCGAGCCCGATGTCGACGACTCGTGGTACACGGTCGGCGGCTTCTACGAGAACGAGCTCGTGCGGTCCACCGACGCCTGGCTTCTGACGCGCGTGAAGCTGACCGTCACGTGGCGGATGGGCCGGCCCGAGATCATGGGCGCGGCGCGTGAAGCAGGACGGCGCGCGATCGGTTAGTGCGAGCGCAGACGAGAGGTCGGATGCGGCCGCACGCGAACGTGCCGGCGCATCGGTGCGCCGGCACGTTCCGCGTGGCCCTGCTTCGGGTCGGATGGCGCACGCGATCTCGCGGCGCCTCCTCGTCAGCGCGGCTCGTCGCCCCGCAGCGTCACGCGCTGGATGACGCGGTGATGCCCCTCGAAGTCGCCGACGACACTGTGCTGCGTGACCCGGTTGTCCCAGAACCCGACCGAGCCGGTGCGCCAGTGGTAACGCACGGTGAACTGCGGCTTCGTCGAGTGCGCGTAGAGATACTGGAGAATCGCATCGCTCTCCCCCGTGCTCAGGTCCTTGATGTGGGAGGTGAACCCCGCGTTCACGAACAGGCTCTTGGCGCCCGTCTCGGGGTGCGTGCGCACGACCGGGTGCTCGACGGGGTCGAGGCTCTGGTACTGCTTTCCCTCCCAGTCGCCGCCGCCGTCCTCACGGTCGGCGAGCAGCTTGGAGAACGCCTGGCGTCCGTCGTGCACCGCGACGAGCCCGTCGAGAAACACGCGGAACGGCTCGCTCAACGCCTCGTACGCGGCCCGCTGGTCGGAGAACATCGTGTCGCCACCGGCATCGGGAATCACGACCGCATTCAGGATCGAGCCGAGCGGCGGACGCGCGACGAAGGTGACGTCGGTGTGCCACGACAGACCGTCGTACCGGTCGACGACGTCGCCGTAGCTCTCACGCAGGCGCGCCGACTTCGAATAGTCGATCTCGAAGACCTCGGGGTATCCGTCGATGCCGGGGATGACCGGGTGCGCGGGCGTCGGCTCACCGAACGCACGCGCGAGCTCGATGTGCCCGGCCGGCTCGAGGTGCTGGTCGGGGAAGAAGATGACCTTGTACTGGAGGAGCTGCGATCGCAGCTCCGCGACCAGCGCGTCGGACAACGGCTCGCTGAGGTCGACGCCGCGGATCTCCGCGCCGATCGTCGCCGACAACGGCGTCGTGACGAGATCGACGCCTTCGGTGGTGAGGGTCATGGGTGTGCTCCTGTCGTGAGAAACGGGTCGGGGATGATGAACGGGACTCAGCGGCTCTCGACCA encodes:
- a CDS encoding NAD(P)/FAD-dependent oxidoreductase — protein: MTIDHDTIDHDTIDHDALRAKYREERDKRLRSDGNDQYLQPTGRFASMVDDPYVTRVEREPCFDEVTVALIGGGFSGLCVGARLKQAGIDDVRIVEVGGDFGGTWYWNRYPGAMCDTAAMIYLPLLEETGHRPSAKYVPAPEIFEHCHRIATTFDLYRDVLFSTAVTELEWDAAAARWIVHTDRGDAFRAKFVAMGTGPLSRPKLPGIPGIQTFGGHCFHTSRWDYEYTGGDWRGAPMTKLADKRVGVIGTGATAVQCIPPLARDAQDLFVFQRTPSSVDVRNNHPIDPEWFATLEPGWQREWLMNFATLQTGGFADEDLVKDGWTDISQRIRDRIVAMASTGEEFTPQLVERAFLESDDEKMEEIRARCDTVVADADTAHGLKAWYRQLCKRPCFHDEYLQAYNQPNCHLVDTNGKGVERIDETGVWVGDVHYDLDCIVYASGFEVGTAYDRRAGYDTIGRGGVRLSDAWADGMESMHGIHVHGFPNLFIIGFAQGANLISNVTSNLADAGVTIAAVVRRALDAGADEVEVSAAAQEQWMELLETGAASSIFGSPDCTPGYYNNEGQPLSSRARFGMAGYPAGPVAYFEFIDKWRNSGAFEGLEFSAR
- a CDS encoding zinc-dependent alcohol dehydrogenase, with amino-acid sequence MRALTWHGKRDVRVDTVPDPTIESSTDAIVRVTSSGLCGSDLHLYELFGPFIGEGNILGHEPMGVVEAVGSGVTNVKPGDRVVVPFNISCGHCWMCTHGLQSQCETTQVHEHGTGASLFGYTKLYGEVAGGQAELMRVPHADYGPICVPEGPRDERFLYLSDVLPTAWQAVEYAAIPDGGTVAVLGLGPIGQMSARIARHRGASHVFGIDLVPERLAMAKRHGVETFDLTEYDDLAAELREHTDGRGPDSVIDAVGMEAHGSPASKAAQAFVGILPDPIASKLMQNAGIDRLAALRAAIEIVRRGGTLSISGVYGGAVDPLPMLQMFDKQLALRMGQANVRRWVDDIMPLLDDDDPLGVEDLATHRVPLEKAPDAYAMFQHKEDGAIKVVFDPAL
- a CDS encoding TauD/TfdA family dioxygenase; the encoded protein is MTLTTEGVDLVTTPLSATIGAEIRGVDLSEPLSDALVAELRSQLLQYKVIFFPDQHLEPAGHIELARAFGEPTPAHPVIPGIDGYPEVFEIDYSKSARLRESYGDVVDRYDGLSWHTDVTFVARPPLGSILNAVVIPDAGGDTMFSDQRAAYEALSEPFRVFLDGLVAVHDGRQAFSKLLADREDGGGDWEGKQYQSLDPVEHPVVRTHPETGAKSLFVNAGFTSHIKDLSTGESDAILQYLYAHSTKPQFTVRYHWRTGSVGFWDNRVTQHSVVGDFEGHHRVIQRVTLRGDEPR
- a CDS encoding G1 family glutamic endopeptidase; translation: MRRSATLVTAAVMLLGIALPIGSAAGAADGTAGADAGPARGITNTALTSRNWAGYFTAAPSRGTDFNAVEATWTQPTVRCEAKTAWTVFWAGLDGWYDGTVEQGGSSARCFRKGGTPQYSLWWEMFPTNAIQTVVPIEAGDTITARVTYTRATKVFTIKVRDTTTGKGFTRQEKCGRGLTCDRSSAEAITEDVEMLGSSGYFPLADYGTMSYSGVRATDITGHSGSISDAHWDHARVREHKDGVTYATVSPLRSNGTAFSVTWKHA
- a CDS encoding TauD/TfdA family dioxygenase translates to MTTITVEPVRDDLHFGARIGGVTHERLADAGVRTAINDHFEEFGLLIFEGVDPTPAMQVAISTVIGPLKDHPSQAVHRAGGDDMLGVIEMRHEPNAPGKIEIDGRELSSWLPWHFDHCYNDQLNRAGVLRCVEGPNDGGLTGFVDGIALYQAISPAARARIEGETVIYAMDVIMGNLRYGRPDDLVEVEPAAQSTDVMAEFAGRPRALHPAVWTRRTGEKVLHVSPWMAKGVEGREPADADALLMDICDEIVEAARGLGYFHRWQPTDMLAWDNWRCLHSVSGMDPEHVRCMHRTTIEGDYGLGRFEAPPSAN
- a CDS encoding DUF929 family protein, translating into MSKQAKRPRRPQARASSGRGWWIIGGAVVLIGAALVAAVATGGSSGGGGEKPASAALAKQVTSVPASVFSAVGAGTATGAPKSINASALTLDGKPHVLYMGAEYCPYCATERWAMVVALSRFGTFSNLKTTHSSSTDVFPNTQTFSFHGSTYTSRYLAFTGVEMQSNVRSGDGYKTLETPTSAQQQILATYDQVPYIGSNPAANGGIPFIDFAGKYVSSGVTYDPSLLQGKSLDEIASALHDPTSAIAKGAIGAANGLIAAICGITNGQPAAVCSSLPNG
- a CDS encoding SDR family NAD(P)-dependent oxidoreductase, translated to MAATDTALRPLAVVTGASSGIGFALARELAAHDFDLVVAADDAAIDDAAQMLRTTGAGADPVRADLATSDGVEQLVARTEADGRGVAALVINAGVGVAGPFVETDVQDHLRLVDLNVRGAVELASRVLPAMVERGQGRVLFTSSIAATMPGPYMSTYNASKAFLYSFAQALRTELKESGVTVTALMPGPTDTRFFERADMEDTKLGHSDKDDPADVARDGYEAMMAGKDHVIAGSLKNKAQVAAAKVLPDTALAKTHAKMSEPGSGK
- a CDS encoding nuclear transport factor 2 family protein; the protein is MSVEDKLAVAETLYRYARGVDTRDWDAYRAIFTDRVTVDFSGYDANRTPVEMAADDWVAQIRPQFTGLHASQHAMTNPLVEVNGDRARVTMYVRAHHVFEPDVDDSWYTVGGFYENELVRSTDAWLLTRVKLTVTWRMGRPEIMGAAREAGRRAIG
- a CDS encoding disulfide oxidoreductase, whose protein sequence is MSTETFSRFFALLSLLCWVATVVTIATAYAAHRFGGVWSRRFDELRESGLWLAWIVALVTTLGSLYFSEVAHFTPCRLCWYQRIAMYPLAIVLLVAAARRDRAIAWYVVPVATIGALFAVYQTQLQAFPHQHSSFCSTTDPCTTRYVWEFGFVSLPFMALAAFVFVITMTLCVRRTRSEEES